The DNA region TTTGTTGGGCAGTTCTAAGTTTGAAGATGATAGTTGGATATCAACTGATAGCTTCAAATTTATCCCGGCCTTGGAGGAGTTTGGGATCTTTACTAATGTCTTTTTTACCATAATTGTTGTCAGCTGCGAGCATGTCACAAGCTTACAACAAAACTGGGGAGAGAAATTGTTCTAGGTTGTTCTAGTTTGGATGATCCTCCACAATATATCACGGTATCATGtgcttatttatcatttttatttccaAATAATTATTGGCAATAATATGTTTGGATGCTCTAGAATCAGAATTTAGACCATGCCACTCCAGCCACTATCTATCTCGAATGTCCACATCCAAGTTTTAATTCTTGGCTtctattccatttttttttttttttgcctctcCTTCAATTTTATAGCACGCTGTGCGGTGAGAATAGTGGTGAAATCATATTTAGTTTCAAGTATTTTTCCAGCTGCTCATTGATTTTCTGAACATGACAGAAACTGAAGCTGCTGTCGGAAACAGAAATCTCAACGGAAGTCCTTAGATTCTAAATTTTGGTCTTGAAAAGCAAGTGGAACTTGTGTTTGCTCGATGCTGAAAGGTTGGATGCCAAAATTTGTGATTGCGAGCATGCAacagtttgttttctttttccacgCAAACATGTGCAATTTGATCTTATGTAGATCAGAAGTAGGAGGATCGAACAAGGCTTGTTATGTTTCTCAAGAATCATGACCAGGCGAAATACTACTACACTTCAACCTGAACACTGTTCTTTAGACGTGGtgattgtaaatttttttttttactttttataaaattaacccATTGGGAATTGAATCAGTCAATTGTCTAGGACAGATCATAAGTTTATAACCATTATCTTGTGGTAAATCATACGTGGCCTCTTTCGATTTACACTTTGGTTTTTCTTGACACCGACAATAATGCATTGTTCAAAATGCGCAAGACTTCTAGGATGATatgaatttagaaaaaaatattattttgataaaaaattactagCTTTATTTAATAACCATTCTAAAATTATAAGGATGAGattagataatttatttaattgaaatagagttgaataaaaagaaaatatgaactaattaaaataaatatttttttttgtaaaaactaaattaagacGATTCAGGCCTTTCAAGTACTAAAAAGTTacaatcgatttttttttttcatttctcaatGATAGTATGAAAACaagattttcttttgaaattcaaattgaGTTTGACAGTAAACCCAatgctataatttttattaaattaagatttgagCCTAAACATTAACTCATATATACTTGTATGTTtcttattagaattttttttttaccttttttttcttgtcagaACGTAGATACTCTCTATCCCCTTAAATTAGGACTAATTAGATAGATCAAGAACCATTACATATTTGATGTTCGCACAGAATTAAAACTCATCATATTATTATCtatgtttcttatttttatacctTTATGTTACAGATATATAGCCAAAGGGGCTACCTTATAGCGCTCCAATGTTTTGCACAACTGACTGTTGTCTTGGTGGGTACTCTATTTGGTTCTTCTAAGCTGGGTTCCTACTTTTTGTGGGCCTGGTTCCTATTTATATTTGGGCCCAACTAGTTTCTCATCAGGCTTAAGTCCAGATGTATTTCCCTAGCTCTATTGGGCCGGTGCCTTTGTACTTGGACTCGATGCTTTATACAGCCCGCTTCAGAAGATTTTCCTGGATAAAATATCAAACTGGTTTTCAACTATTTCCACTCCATTCTCTAATTTCTACACTGGAGAGTGAAGAAACAGTGTGAGCGAAAGACGCAACAAGGCGACACGTATAACACCCGCCCGGGGGCCATTTCTCATCATCATCGAGATCACCTAAAAAATTTCGAAAAAAATATGGATCAGGTCCTCCCGATTGCTCTTATCTCGGTCCTTCTCGGTACTGCAATTGCTCTTGTCTTCTTTAAAAACTACTTTCTCAAAAGAAAATCCGAAATTGGATCCATCGCGAAACCCGAAATCCATCCGGATCCTCTTAGAAAACCTCCTAAACCTACTCATCAATCCAAAAAGTCTCACTCGCATGCCTCTTCTGATAAGGTAaagtaaatgatgaatttgaatttgacatTCTTATTTTTCGAGTTTTTATTGTCTTGATTGCGAAATGTGCAGGATCATAGCAAGAAACATCATCCTTTGGATTTGAATACTTTGAAAGGTCACGGTGATTCAGTTACGGGCCTGTGTTTCTCTTATGATGGACGCAGTTTGGCTACCGGTTAGTAAATGTGCAATATTGTTAGATATTTATGGATGatcaattttagaaatttttactGAGTCGGCTGATTatgtcctttttatttattattttttgaaaaaaaaaaaacagcttgtgCAGATGGAGTGGTGAGGGTGTTCAAGTTAGATGATGCTTCGAGTAAAAGTTTCAAGTACGAACCTgaagcttttctttttcagatTATGTAATTAGTCTTTAAATTGGtgatgctattttttattttattttattattattattttagtgcTGATAGTAATTTGTAGGTTTTTGAGAATTAATGTGCCGGCTGGAGGTCACCCGGTTGCAGTGGCGTTTTCTGATGACGCGTCATCTGTCGTGTTGGCGTCGCACACACTGTCTGGTTCGTCCTTATATATGTGGGGAGAGGAAAAGGTCAAAGATTCTAATGACTCTAAGCAGCAACCAAAGCTTCCGCTGCCAGAAATCAAATGGGAACATCACAAAATTCATGAGAAAAAGGTGGTTTTGACCCTGGTTGGAACTGCTTCAACTTATGGCAATGGCGACGGAAGTACAATTGTGGCCTCTTGTTCGGAAGGTATGTGCTGATCTTTTTCCCGGGTTAGATATCGTATCCTATGTgttctaataaaatttaaatgggCATGGATGGGTTGATGATATAAATGTTCTGGCTTACTAGTGGAATGGTATGAATACTGGTATCCATATGTTTTCTAACCTGTTAGACTAGGAAATGATGCCTAAAATTTGGACAAGGGCTGCAAACTAAGTGATTATAGAATAGGTATGGTTTTTAAGCATGTCTCAGATGTGGAGTCTTTGCATATGAGACTGGATggttagataaaatttaattgtctGGAAAACACACAATTATCGGATATTTGACTTTAGTGGTTTCTGACTTTGTTTTGGATTTGTAATGTTTGGaacaaattttattcttttgccTTACACATTCAAAACTGTTCCATCCATCCATTATTTAACCTTCATTGTCCATCTCTTTCATCTCACATGGTTTCAGAAATGACACTCCATGATTTTATCATGAATGTAACCAACACTTTCCAAACTGTGGATTTCTGTCTGATTAGcttccttaaaaatatattaattaaggaCCGGACAGCGCTGACATCTGTGCATGGGCGTGGATTTTGATGACCAAGCCACTACTAAGACAACAtgatattgtgattttttttaattacatgataGCCACCGGAAATCATCATTAATCTAGAGGAATAACCCgttgaatttgtgattttaaattatcaagCTGATATTACCTGGAGCAGAAAAACCCAACCTCTTCCATTCATACTTctgttgtaattgtttttctttcttgggtTTCAGAAAGCAATGCTGATTGTGTATTTTCTATGCTACTTTCCAggtactgatatcaaaatttgGCATGGAAAGACAGGAAAGAATTTGGGGACTGTCGAtacaaatcaattgaaaaacacAATGGCTGCTATATCACCAAATGGACGTTTCATTGCTGCTGCAGCTTTTACTGCAGATGTGAAGGTGAATATCTTTGATTACTGGCAAAAGCATCTTGTTTGGACTCTGTCAGATATACCCCTAGTTTgtgcaaaacaaaagaaactcaTTCACACAATGCACCATATGATGTGACTCTTGATAAAGTGGATGGTTTGAAGATTCTCAGGCATAGAATCTAACATCCCCTGTGACACTCGTGGAACTTTCCAAAAACAATTTAGTTAACTCATTTGTGCGCAGTCAGTTGAGTTCATTTTTATTGctgcaaagtattttttatttttattttgataaccTTAAGAAGCTATTAGTTTAGGCTTGTTTACAAGTTTTCTTATGAGTCAATATATCAAGTCACATCAAGAGACTTATCTTCACTCTAATgaattaaaacaacattgttaTTGGTCGCCACATATGGATCAAGTCTATTATCTTCATTTGCAACTGCTATACAAAAGTTATTTTGAGAGGCCTGGATCATAATAGCAagctttaaatttaatattctggTAGTATTTGAATATGGAATTGCTATGGtggttttaaatttctttgtCAGGTATGGGAGATTGTGTATTCAAAGGATGGTTCTGTCAAGGAGGTTCCAAAAGTCATGCAACTTAAAGGGCACAGAGTATGTACTCTACTCAATATTGACCTCTGTTATTTCATCCACATCTCGTTCAAGCTTTGCTGTCTGTCTATCATTTTTCCCTGTGCTCCAAATTCCctcattctttattttgtttgtgagcTTCATGGATATGTCTGTAATATTTCTCTAGTCAATGATTGGATTAATGCTGAATTTTTTGAAGTGGATGTGCATTGAGTAGTAAAAAAATGTTAGTAACAGTGATTAAATTATTGTCTGATATGATGCCATAAATGTTTATCCTTGTAGATATATTCAATCTGTCTCTGGTTGTTGATATCGATTCTCATCTAGATGGAATGATCTCTTTTATCGTATTTAGCCTTATCATTTGAACTATATTGCACTTCTGGAGTTGTTGTTATTTTGCTCACCTCAGAATATGCTCATATATAGCTTGGATATGCTATTGTTTCTCATCTCAagttaaatttgatcttcagaGTGCAGTAACATGGTTATGCTTCACTCCAGACTCGGAGCAAATCATCACAGCCTCCAAAGATGGTTCAATAAGAATATGGAACATCAATGGTATGTCCTTTAATAAATGTTTCTCTATGTGCTTGAATTATGGAACATCAATGGTATGTCCTTTAATAGATATTTCTCTATGTGCTTGAATTAGGACTACCTtagaaaagttgaaaaaataggGCAGTGCAATTAGTAGTATAGGAGGGTAAGGGCTTCtcaatttttggatttaatgtcCAGAATTGAGACAAGGCATGATTTCCAGGGAATGATTGGAAACCAAAGAGCATTATGAACTAGCATTTCAGGCTGAGCATACATTATCTTTAGATGTCATGTCAGTTTTATCTAAAATAGCACTCCATTGTGCAGAATCTATGGAACGACTAATCTCTGAACACCATTCCAGTTTTGTCACCAACAAGAATTGCTTCCcgcttcaatattttattgaagttCTTGTAAAGTATCTAAGCTAATATTTACCCCCTCTATATCAAGCATTCAACATGTATATCATCCATTATCTTACAGTCCAAACTGGCACCAGGATGACTGGAATGTGTTTGTTGGGATGTTTTTCATCTGTGGATCAAGAGAAGTTCACCTCTATGCTGAATGTCATGCCTTTAAGCATGCTCCTTTTGCATGGTCTGCAAGTATGAAAATTGATCCTTGGGGGATCTAGTAGATGATTTCAATCTAAAGATCATCTGTCCTTTTCATGCTCTAGCAGGATTTTTGCTCTTCTTGTTGCTGTGAATATACCAAAAGGCTTTATAGTATTCTTGAATACATTGAGGTTCATGACTACGTTgcaacttttttaaaagtaaaatttatgGTGTCATGGACTGTTTCTCTGTAGCTGCCTCTAAAGAAAACGAAAATGGGAGACTGGTATCATGCTATGAGAACATAACGCATGTCTAATTTTTTGAGTTCTGGAATAGATTTGTGGGTTTCTAATTTTTCACTTTGACATATATTTTGCAATGTATTTGTGTGGCTTTTTTGTGTTGGTTATTATATGATTAAGATCATACTGAGGAgttctcttttatttccttcAAGTTCGTTATCATCTTGAtgaggatccaaagactttaaAGGTGTTTCCGATTCCACTTCATGATTCAAATGGTGGAACTTTGCATTATGATCGTCTCAGTTTATCCCCTGATGGAAGGATATTGGCTGCAACCCATGGTTCGATGCTGCAGTGGTTCATGATTCAACTGGAAAGGTTTTGGACACAGCTGACAGAGCCCATGATGGTATGCTTTTGGTTCCATTTCTGTGACTTTATTTTAGTATGTTTTTCTGCAGTGgttgaaaatgtaagaacatcatgaaaatgtaagaatatCATATTCCTTTCCTAAATATATCTATTTTCTTGGCATGAGTAATTGGCAATGGATACTGTGATTGAGATCTTGATGCAATGGCAGATTTGTCTCCAGTGCCCAAAAATCTTGCTTTCATATGGAAATCTGATTTTATATTCTCAACAACATTTGTTTTGAGAAATTGGACAAATGAATTCATTTGAGTTAAATTGTTATTGAAGTTGTTTTTTCTCAATGTATTGCTAGTAGTTCCACTCTAATTGTTGATCATGAAACTGGTTTCATTATCATGTACTGATTTACTACTGATGCTCCACTTTCTCGAAACTGCTGCTTACTTTTTTCAACGAGTCAGACTTGGCATGTTTTGTAGCAAATAAGCATGGGGTAATCTCTTGGTGAATATTATACTAATGCTAGTTTATCATGCAGGTGACATCACATGGATTGCTTGGGCGCCTAGGCCTATTCCAACAGGTGcttattaaacaaaaatggtTTTACATTTGTGGCTTTTCTGTTCATTTTTTCATTACCTTATGCTATGTGTAtctgttagggtttttttttgcttttctttatgGGAGTATCTCCAGGAAGGAATAAGAAAGGTTTGAGAGTTAAGGAAATAGTTCCAATGATTCCTTGACCACCATGATTTATAACCCCTTGTTGTTCTCCAGGTGATGGACAAAAGTCCATTTTGGCCACAGCCAGTGTTGACAAGAAAGTTAAGTTATGGGCAGCTCCACCACTCCGACCAGCATAACGGATTCCACTGATAGATATAAAGCATATACAGGGAGTTCTTGACCTGACATTCTCATTGATTAGCCATAGCCTCCTGAGGTGCAGTATAATCCGCTCAGGTTCAGCAGCACTAATCACTTCAAAGATAGTCGAATAGAGCAAACCTTCCAGCTGAGTGGTTGGACACGGTGGCACATAGGACAAgtatgaattttaaattgagaaaaactaATTGTTGTATGGCTAAGGTAGCCTGATCTGACTGAAAAGTTTTGGTGACCAAATGTTCCATAAAGAAATAGAagatggttttggttttggatgCATGATTCTCATATGGCACTTCATTAATCAATAGACGATAGTATTCTTGATGGAAAAAACTGGGGAACAAAATGCCACTGCATTTGCAAGTGGATCGTGCTCTCGCCCCTGTAACCCGCCTGTTTCCGCTCTTAGACTGGGTTTTTTGAACCAAAAAACAGAGAGCGCCCACCGTGGGGCTCGAACCCACGACCACAAGGTTAAGAGCCTTGCGCTCTACCAACTGAGCTAGACGGGCTTGCCAGGATGTGTTGGGTTTCTTCGTATAAATTTAGGGCATACGTAAATTTATAATGATTCAACAAATAATATCCTGTTGGGGAGGTGTCGAGTTTTGGATGGTTGGATCTCCTGGCTGTAAAAAAGGTAGAGAAGATGTCCTGCAAGCACATGAATATCATTCTAaacgtggtttttttttttttttttttttaatttttttttaaaaaatattattattttaaaatgaaaaatgagttgaaaaatagtttattaatgttttattaacaattagatttgataaataaaaaaattcttataagaaaaaaacataataattaataaaaataaagataattttttaattaaaaaaaaatattcaaaacaaaatttatatagcgatcaaaagtttaaggactaaatttgatataatcagtaaataatataacatttctaaattttttcataattttcaaaaatattttccgtcaaactaaatttttccttaactgaaaaatatttttattattagaaagtgttttctgttaattaatttttttaataataaataaatacaaaaaatttaaaaaatagtttcctaaaactattttctaaaaaaacaaacatatcctTTATGTGATCGAGGATTCACGAATTTCCTTTACTGTGGGCTCAGGCAGGAAGGCCAGAGGATAAGATTCAGCCCCCCTGCTTCTGTAATTAATgctggaaaaatgaaaaaaaaaaaaaaaattgaatggtttTTCCTCCCGGATCTCTATCATCGGGgagaaattaaattaccttGCCAGAATTTTTTTCAcagaaaacaatttatttatatcatagcTATTCCGTAGCTcaccaatttatttatattttggagTACAATCCCAAGTCCAACACTTACCTCTACTACATCCTCACAAACCATTACAACTTTTAAATTCTAATAATATAACAAAGAAACTGGATCACAATACTGCGCCCTGCTGATATATCATAGCTATTCGGATTTGAAATCTTGGGCAGGCATGGAATCATAGCTGCCCTCCCGATGTCCGCCATTCCTCTCCACCGTCTCCTCCatctaataaaatatgaaaatagtaAGCTAGCCACAACAGTCTACTATAAATTCAACCTACTAGTACGGGTCAGCAaggaaattaatttcattttaagaaCTTGTCGGGATACCCCATTGCAACATGTAAGTACTTAGGGTAATGATAACCCATGACCCATCGAGTAAACGACGTCCCCTTGGAAGTCGAAAATGGCATTTCTGATCATCGGCCATATTTTTCCAGTGGACCCTCGTGTGTCTAAAAAAAGCAAGTTGCCTTAGAGAGTTACCATTCGGAGGATGGACTTGTGGTACCGATAGCCCTGCCAATAATTCAGTCATGCATCAGAGCCATTATAGGACACAAGATACATGCATTTGTGATTGCATCTTAGAAAAACATCACCCTGATCCGGTTCATACGAGCCAGGGCCTCATGATTGTTGGGTCCACACAAAAAATCTCTTCGTAGTTGTCAGATACAGGACTCACCTTGTCTGTTCCATAAAGGTAATCACAGTATGTGAAAACGGAAGCGAAGTTACTCTGGCTATGGCGGCCCACGTAATGATGATAATCATGGTACTTTGCACCTCCATAGAAGGGTATAAATCTTGTTGGACTccatgaaaaatcatatctgcATTGCATCAAATAACATTTTATGTACTTGATTCAAGTGTTCATGTCAAGCCACCAAATTAAGACATATCCCGGCGGTTGTTGCAGAAACTTGAAGTACTTACTGGCGACTTAATTCATCTTTTTGATTATAGAAAAGTAAGTACAACActtttgatgataataaaaaatgaattaatatttgTCGGTCATCATAACTTAAGATCATGCAAGAAAAAACCAAATGTTGCATCCTACTGTTTAGTGTTTATGAAGGGCTAAACTGCAAGGCACCCTCCCGAATTTGGAGATTATGTCATTTTCCCCCCTAGATTAGAGGGATTTGTGATCTCTCCATTATCGATCCACTACTAGAAACTGCGTAGGTGCTGTCAGGATTTGTCAACAGAATCCGGCAGAAAGAGGAGTTGAAATAAACGAGAGAGTTTAGCATGTGTACCCGCTATGAATCTCTATAGCTTCCATTTGTCTTAAAACGAACCATAGCCAATAAGTAGTAATGTGTCCAGGAACCACTGCAGGACCAAGAAATGCAGGCATGCCAAGAATCAAAATTTCAGACCAGTGTGCATAAGGCGCTGCAAACCCCATTGGAGCACTATATTCATGGTGAACATGGTGGATTTTCTCATAGCCCCAGTTTGAATGAAGCAACCTATGAACCCAATAAGCGGTATAATCCTCTAtcagaaaataaactaaaaactgCCAGAACATTTCCCCTCCTGAAGGTAATGACAGACTAGTTCGGATGCCAATCATCTGGAACAAAATCAAAGTAGTTCGCTTTGTTAatcttaaaatttcttttagttGCCAACAAAATTGCATTATAATCATATATACGTATTAATATACCTTGATGAAAGGGTACGAAGAGACTTGAAGAGGACCAACAACAACGATAAAAGTTTGCATAACATCTTTGTAGCATTTCAGCATGTCTTGGAATGAGTTCTTGATTTTGGATTGAATCTTGTGTTTTTCTATCCTCTTGGACCTGCTTAGCTCAATAAACATGTATGGGAGAGGAGCTATAGAGTAAAAGAGGATCAAGAAGAGAATGTTATGGTAATGAAGAAGGTAATCAGGTTTATTGGCTGAGTAATTGAGCCATAGTTTCTCTGCAATAGTTAGCTCTCTGTCAAGAGCTGCCTCTGCTCGGTGCAAGTTCTGGTAAGGCAGCATTGTTAATTAGAGGGTGAGAAATATGATTGAATGCACGACAACAACAGAATAAATAGGAGTTCGGAGAACTATCAGAAATCCATTcaactcaaaattaattttaatggtgGTAGAGGTGtgtgtttgtatatatattattttgtgaaAATGGAATGGTTACAAATATTTGTGAGtttatcttaataaaatatttgttagttttaatttaggttaagataagttataaaaaaaaaaacacaaagatggacaa from Populus alba chromosome 14, ASM523922v2, whole genome shotgun sequence includes:
- the LOC118041304 gene encoding LOW QUALITY PROTEIN: uncharacterized protein (The sequence of the model RefSeq protein was modified relative to this genomic sequence to represent the inferred CDS: inserted 1 base in 1 codon) is translated as MDQVLPIALISVLLGTAIALVFFKNYFLKRKSEIGSIAKPEIHPDPLRKPPKPTHQSKKSHSHASSDKDHSKKHHPLDLNTLKGHGDSVTGLCFSYDGRSLATACADGVVRVFKLDDASSKSFKFLRINVPAGGHPVAVAFSDDASSVVLASHTLSGSSLYMWGEEKVKDSNDSKQQPKLPLPEIKWEHHKIHEKKVVLTLVGTASTYGNGDGSTIVASCSEGTDIKIWHGKTGKNLGTVDTNQLKNTMAAISPNGRFIAAAAFTADVKVWEIVYSKDGSVKEVPKVMQLKGHRSAVTWLCFTPDSEQIITASKDGSIRIWNINVRYHLDEDPKTLKVFPIPLHDSNGGTLHYDRLSLSPDGRILAATHGSMLQWFMXSTGKVLDTADRAHDGDITWIAWAPRPIPTGDGQKSILATASVDKKVKLWAAPPLRPA
- the LOC118041303 gene encoding methylsterol monooxygenase 1-1: MLPYQNLHRAEAALDRELTIAEKLWLNYSANKPDYLLHYHNILFLILFYSIAPLPYMFIELSRSKRIEKHKIQSKIKNSFQDMLKCYKDVMQTFIVVVGPLQVSSYPFIKMIGIRTSLSLPSGGEMFWQFLVYFLIEDYTAYWVHRLLHSNWGYEKIHHVHHEYSAPMGFAAPYAHWSEILILGMPAFLGPAVVPGHITTYWLWFVLRQMEAIEIHSGYDFSWSPTRFIPFYGGAKYHDYHHYVGRHSQSNFASVFTYCDYLYGTDKGYRYHKSILRMMEETVERNGGHREGSYDSMPAQDFKSE